In a genomic window of Methanogenium sp. S4BF:
- a CDS encoding aminotransferase class I/II-fold pyridoxal phosphate-dependent enzyme encodes MKHLIREVFLEEGYVFATRAADIAREAGHTRPARLASNENPFPPSPKAVKAATDVLPNANRYPDETNREFIAALKKRHGDYRFVASVGMDGIIDTVIRTFITDGDPVAVATPTYSYYGLAVRAQGGATVSVPRKEDFSVDPASFCRDAAGTKLAFLCTPNNPTGTTETTETVAQICENYEGILFLDCAYIEFDGTDYRPLMKKFDNLIIGRTMSKAYSLAGLRVGYAFVPAWYEPFYNRAATPFTLNMVSQAAGAAALRDTVHVKTIVSVVQEWRQRFIDECPFPVVPGGANFVMVDVAPRTAEDVVTELAQKGVIVRSCASFPGLPDHYIRVSIGEPWENEAFITAIGEIYQP; translated from the coding sequence ATGAAGCACTTGATTCGTGAAGTATTTCTGGAAGAAGGGTATGTCTTTGCGACACGGGCAGCGGATATCGCCCGTGAAGCGGGGCACACCCGCCCGGCACGTCTGGCGAGCAATGAAAACCCGTTTCCACCGTCACCGAAGGCAGTCAAGGCGGCAACAGACGTCTTGCCCAACGCAAACCGCTACCCGGACGAGACAAACCGTGAGTTCATCGCCGCACTGAAAAAGCGGCACGGCGACTACCGGTTTGTAGCAAGCGTCGGCATGGACGGCATCATTGACACCGTCATCCGCACCTTTATCACAGACGGGGACCCGGTGGCGGTGGCAACACCCACCTACTCCTACTACGGGCTTGCTGTGCGGGCGCAGGGAGGCGCCACCGTATCTGTACCCCGGAAGGAGGACTTCTCCGTTGACCCGGCGTCGTTCTGCAGGGATGCGGCAGGGACAAAACTTGCCTTCCTCTGCACCCCGAATAATCCGACCGGGACAACGGAGACGACGGAGACCGTCGCACAGATCTGTGAGAACTATGAAGGGATTCTCTTCCTTGACTGTGCCTATATCGAGTTTGACGGAACCGACTACCGTCCCCTGATGAAGAAATTCGACAACCTCATCATCGGAAGGACGATGTCCAAGGCCTATTCGCTTGCCGGACTGCGGGTCGGATACGCCTTTGTGCCGGCATGGTACGAACCCTTCTACAACCGGGCGGCAACCCCCTTCACCCTCAACATGGTCTCGCAGGCAGCCGGCGCAGCGGCCTTAAGAGACACCGTGCATGTGAAAACAATCGTATCGGTCGTCCAGGAATGGCGCCAGCGGTTCATCGATGAATGCCCGTTCCCGGTCGTACCCGGCGGGGCGAACTTTGTGATGGTGGACGTGGCGCCCCGCACAGCCGAGGATGTGGTGACAGAGCTCGCACAAAAGGGGGTCATTGTCCGGTCCTGTGCCAGTTTCCCCGGACTTCCGGACCACTACATCCGTGTCTCCATCGGTGAACCGTGGGAGAACGAAGCATTCATCACTGCCATCGGTGAGATATACCAGCCATGA
- a CDS encoding adenylate kinase family protein — protein sequence MMTALTGTPGTGKTTIASILNARGMQVVSQKQSMEPYLLEHDAERDTDIIDEDAWVDAFVPVEGIIEGHLTHLLPADRVVVLRCRPDILAARLRARGYAEEKVQENAEAEALDAILIEALEVHPEEHITVIDTTTQSAQETADEIEAFIRGDAPHTLTIPDWSEFLGRDV from the coding sequence ATGATGACCGCGCTTACCGGGACACCCGGTACCGGAAAAACAACCATCGCCTCCATCCTCAATGCCCGCGGCATGCAGGTTGTGTCGCAGAAGCAGTCGATGGAACCCTACCTCCTCGAGCATGACGCTGAACGCGACACCGACATCATCGACGAGGATGCATGGGTGGACGCCTTTGTCCCGGTGGAGGGCATCATCGAAGGCCACCTCACCCATCTTCTGCCCGCAGACCGGGTGGTTGTGCTGCGCTGCCGCCCCGATATCCTCGCCGCACGGCTGAGAGCACGCGGATATGCCGAGGAGAAAGTGCAGGAGAATGCGGAGGCAGAGGCACTGGATGCGATTCTCATCGAAGCACTCGAAGTGCACCCGGAGGAGCATATCACGGTGATTGACACCACAACTCAGAGTGCGCAGGAGACAGCAGATGAGATCGAGGCATTTATCCGTGGTGATGCGCCACATACCCTCACTATACCTGACTGGTCAGAATTTTTAGGAAGAGATGTATGA